A region of the Sphingomonas sp. S2-65 genome:
GCGAAACGGCGGCACAAAGCGCGCAGAGCACGCCCATCCCGATCGTCGCTTTCCACCCTGGCCGTCGCATGAAAACCCCTTTGTTGAGTCGCCCTACCATGATCTGGGGCCGAGGTTCCACCGATGCGAGCGCTAACGCGCAATTTTCGCGCCAGTGTTGCCCGATGCCCACAGACTCGCCTCCGGACTCGTCCGAAGCGGATAATCTGGATCCTTGGTTCTGCGCGATCCTGCAGAAAGGTGCACACGTTGATCGCAATTAAATTAAAAATATAAATTAGTGATATCGTCTGATGATGGACTCGGCAGAGACAGCAGAACAGCGTCTAGTGCGCCGACAGACTATTCGCGTTCCAGCCATGCTGGTCCGCAACCATCATGCGCTGATGCAGGTCTGCGTGATGGACATCGGCTCGCTCGGCTGCCGCTTCAGCAAGGCCGAAGGGTTGAGTATCGGCAGCTTCGTCACACTGGTGGTCGACGGCCTGCCCGATCTGGAAGCCTGGGTGGCCTGGAGCACCAGGTCGGAAGCGGGCGTGGCCTTCGCATATCGGCCGCCGCATTCGGTGATCGCCCGATTGTCCACACTGGATCTGCGACCCACAGACCGGCACTGACGCCCGGTCGTGCCGGGTCATTCCCGTTGGGCGTATCACCGCGACCGGGAGCGTTCCAGGCGCCTTGCTACCGCCACAAGCGCCACTATAGATGCAGCTTGCCTTCTATCTGCCTGTAGGAATGTGTCGATGAACCGCCTGTTGCGCACTGCGATCCTTGGGTCGCTCGCTCTTTCGATCACTGCGTGCGGTGGTGGCCGCGACCGTCCGAGCACCGATCTGGCCGCGTCGCGGGTTACCACGATCGGCGTGAACTCGTATCTGTGGCGCGCCACGCTCGATACGCTGAGCTTCATGCCGCTGCTCCAGACCGATTCCAATGGCGGCGTGATCGTCACCGACTGGTATGTGAACCCGAACGTGCAGACCGAGCGGATGAAGGTGACCGTCACCGTGCTCGATCAGGATCTGCGCGCCGATGCCGTGCGCGTCGCGGCGCTGCGCGAAGTAAACCGCAACGGCCAGTGGGTCGCGGCGCCCGTCCAGGCGGCGACCGTCCAGAAGCTGGAAGACATCATCCTGACTCGTGCGCGCGACCTGCGCCGCGCCGCGCTGACCAACTAAGCGGATCATGGCGTCACGCTTCAACCCGCTCAAGGCGGACGCGGCGTGGCAGAAGGCGTGGGACGACCGCCGCACCTTCGCCGCGCGCGACGATTCGCCCAAGCCCAAGAGCTTCGTGCTCGAGATGTTCCCGTATCCGTCGGGACGCATCCATATGGGCCATGTCCGCAACTACACGATGGGCGACGTGCTGGCGCGCTATCGCCGGATGACCGGGCATGAAGTGCTTCACCCGATGGGGTGGGACGCGTTCGGCATGCCGGCCGAAAATGCCGCGATGGAGCGCAAGGTCCATCCCGGCAGCTGGACGCGCGCGAACATCGCGACGATGCGGGCGCAGTTGAAGCGGCTGGGCTTCGCGCTGGACTGGACGCGCGAGATCGCCACCTGCGAGCCCGATTATTACGGGCACGAGCAGGCGCTGTTCCTCGATCTGCTCGACGCCGGCCTGGTCTATCGCAAGGAAAGCGCCGTCAATTGGGACCCGGTCGACATGACCGTGCTGGCCAACGAGCAGGTGATTGACGGGCGCGGCTGGCGCTCGGGCGCGTTGGTGGAGCGCAAGAAGCTCAGCCAATGGTTCCTCAAGATCACCCAGTTCGCCGACGAATTGCTCGAGGGCGTGCGCGGGCTCGAGCATTGGCCGGACAAGGTCAAGCTGATGCAGGAGAACTGGATCGGCAAGTCCGAGGGGCTGCAGTTCCGGTTCGCGCTTTCTTCTCCCCTTCCGCTTGCGGGAGGGGCCGGAGGGCCTGAAGCGAAGGACGATGAAGGAGCCTCCCCTCCCCTGGCCCCTCCCGCAAGCGGAAGGGGAATCGAAGAGGTCGAAGTCTTCACCACCCGGCCCGACACGATGTTCGGGTCGAGCTTCGTCGCGGTCGCCGCCGATCATCCCATCGCGCAGGCGCTGGCCGCGAACGATCCCGAGGTGCAGGCGTTCATCGAGCGGTGCAAGCAGGGCGGCACCACCGCGGCCGAACTAGAGACGCAGGAGAAATTGGGTTGGGACACCGGGCTGCGTGCCCGGCATCCGCTTGATCCCAGCTGGGAACTGCCGGTCTACATCGCCAATTTCGTGCTGATGGATTACGGCACCGGTGCGGTGTTCGGCGTGCCCGCGCACGACCAGCGCGATTTCGAATTCGCCACCAAATATGCCCTGCCGATCCGGCGGGTGGTCTCCGAAGGCGACCAGACCGCGCCCGACTTCCACGGGACCGAGGCTTATACGGGCCCCGGTACGATCGTGAATTCGCACTTTCTCGACGGGCTCGACATCGCCGATGCCAAGCGCGCGGTCATCCGCCGCGCCGAGGAAGGCGGCTGGGGCACCGGCACCACCGTCTGGCGCCTGCGCGACTGGGGGGTTTCGCGTCAGCGTTACTGGGGCACGCCGATCCCGATCATCCATTGCGATGGCTGCGGCCCGGTAGGCGTGCCGCGCGAGCAATTGCCGGTGGTGCTGCCCGAAGATGTCAGCTTCGACGTTCCCAGCAATCCGCTCGACCGGCATCCGACCTGGAAGCAGGTCGATTGCCCCAAGTGCGGCAGCGCGGCGCGGCGCGAGACCGATACGCTCGACACGTTCGTCGATTCGTCCTGGTATTTCATCCGCTTCGCCAGCCAGCCATCGGACAAGCCGTTCGACAAGGCAGTGGCCGAGCAGTGGCTGCCGGTCGGACAGTATATCGGCGGCGTCGAACATGCGATCCTGCACCTGCTCTACGCGCGCTTCTTCACCCGCGCGCTCCAGCATATCGGCAAGATCGGCGTGGCGGAGCCGTTCGCCGGACTGTTCACCCAGGGCATGGTGACGCACGAGACCTACAAGTCGCTGGATGGGCGCTGGCTGTCGCCCGAGGAGATCCGCAAGGACAGCGCCGGCGCGGTCGAGATCGCCAGCGGTGACGTCGTGACGCTTGGCCGCATCGAGAAGATGTCCAAGTCCAAGAAGAACACGGTCGATCCCGAACCGATCGTCGACCAATATGGCGCCGACGCGGTACGCTGGTTCATGCTGTCGGACTCGCCGCCCGAGCGCGACCTGGAATGGAGCGAGAACGGCATCGAAGGCGCGTGGCGCTTCGTCCAGCGGCTGTGGCGGCTGTTCGACGGGTTGGAAGAGGCTGAAGGCGCCGACAAGGACCTCGATCGCAGGCTCCACCGCACGATTGCCGGCGTCGCCGAGGACATCGACGCGCTGACCTTCAACAAGGCGGTGGCGAAGCTCTACGAGCTCACCAACGCCATCGAGAAGGCGCAGCCCTCCGCGTCGCGGAACACGGCGATCCGCACGCTGGCGCGCGTGGTGGCACCGATGGCGCCGCATCTGGCCGAGCAGGCCTGGGCGGAGATGGGCGGCGACGGGCTGATCGCCGACGCGCCCTGGCCCGAGGTCGACCCTGCCCTGCTGGTGGACGATGAGGTGACGATCGCGGTGCAGGTCAACGGCAAGCTGCGCGACACGCTGGTGATGGCCAAGGGCGCGCCCAAGGACCAGGTCGAAGCCGCGGCTTTGGCAGCCGAAAAGATCGTCCGCGCGTTGGAAGGCAAGCCTCCAAGAAAGGTGATCGTCGTGCCCGACCGTCTGGTGAACATCGTCGCATGAGGGGCTTGCTGCTTCTCGGCGCCGCGCTTGCGCTCAGTGGCTGCGGGCTGCGGCCGCTATATGGCGGCGGCGCTTCGGGGCCGGTGCAGACGGTGCTCGCATCGGTGCAGGTCGCGCCGATCGAGGGCCAGTCGGGCTGGCTGGTGAGCAACGCGCTGCGCGACCGGCTGAACGTCGGCCAGGAAGGTACCGCGCGCTATCGGCTGGAAGTCCGCCTGGACGATCAGATCGCCGGATTGGGCGTGCGCAGCGACGACAGCGTCGCGCGTGAGCGGCTGACGCTGCGCGCACGCTACCAGCTGGTGGATCTCAGCAACGGGACGGTGGTGCTCGACGCGACTGCGGGTTCGGACGCCGGCATCGACGTGGTCGGTTCGGAATATGCCACAATCGCCGCCGAGCGGACTGCGCTGGAGCGGCTGTCGGGGATCGTCGCCGACCAGATCGTCGCCCGCGTCGCCCGCTACGCGCACGCCGCTCCCGCAGCGCAATGAAGGCCAATGCGGCGCAGATCCGCGCCGCGGTCGACAAGCTAAAGCCCGAAACGCGCCTGTATCTGTTCCACGGTCCCGATGAAGCGGGCGCGGCGGAGCTTGCCGGACGCGTCGGCAAGGCTCTGGGGCCCGAGGCCGAGCGGTTCGACCTGGACATGAAGGCGCTGCGCGAACAGCCCGGGCGGCTGGCCGACGAGGCCGCGTCGCTGTCGCTGTTCGGCGGCGCGCGCTATGTGCGGGTGTCGGGGTTGGAAGAGGCCGGCGCGGAGGCCGTCACCTTGCTGCTCAAGGCCGAACAGGCCGGCAATCCGGTGGTGGCGATCGGCCCGGGGCTCAAGGCCAGCGGCAAGCTCGTGAAGCTGGTGGTCGCGGCCCAGAACGCCCTGGCGCATGCCTGCTATGTGCCCGAGGGCATGGATGCGGCGCGGATTGCGGCCGAGCTGGCAAGGACCCACGGATTGCGGCTGACGGGCGATGTGCCGCAACGGCTGGCGGCGGCGAGCGGCGGCGACCGCGCGATACTGGCCCGGGAGATCGAAAAGCTGGCGCTGTATCTCGACGCCGAGCCCGAGCACCCGCGCGAAGCTGGCGGCGAGGCACTGGACGCGATCGGCGCCGATTTGGGTGAGGTCGAGATGTTCCACGCGATCGACGCCGTGCTGGACGGGCGCGTCGCCGAACTGGGCGGCGAGATCGGCCGGCTGGTGCAGGGCGGCGGATCGATGATCCCGCTGCTGCGTCAGCTGGCGCGTCGACTGATGGCGTTGGCCGAATTGCGCGCCGACATGGATCGCGGTCTGGCCGTCGACGAAGTGCTTGAGAAGTATAGGGTATTCTTCAAGGAAAAGGCTTCGACGGCGCGTGCCCTGCGCCGATGGAGTGCGCCGCAGCTGGTCCGGGCGATCGAACGCGTTCGGGCGGCCGAGCGCGGTGTGATGCACAGCGGCAGCGCCGGCGATGTGCTGGCCGAGGCCGAGTGCACTGCGATTGCACGCCAGGCGGCGCGCGCGCGGGGCTGAGCCCGCCCCCGCCTTAGATCTTCTCGCCGCTCAGCCGCTGGCAGACCATGTCGAGCTGGTCGAGCGTCCCGTAGCTGACCGTAAGCGTGCCGCCCTTCTCGCCGTGCGCGATCTGGACCTTCAGCCCAAGAACATCCCCCAGCTGGCCCTCCAGCGCTGCGAGATCGGCGTCACGATTGCCCCCCTGCCCCGCGGCCCCCTTGCGGCGGGCGGCGGCGGGTTTGGCCTCACGCGCCAGCTTCTCGGTATCGCGGACCGAAAGGTTCTTGTCGGCGACCTGGCGGGCGAGCTTCGCGGGGTCCGGCGCGCCGATCAGCGCGCGCGCATGGCCCATTTCGATCGTCCCCACCAGCACCATCTGCCGGACCGAGTCGGGCAGGTCGAGC
Encoded here:
- the holA gene encoding DNA polymerase III subunit delta encodes the protein MKANAAQIRAAVDKLKPETRLYLFHGPDEAGAAELAGRVGKALGPEAERFDLDMKALREQPGRLADEAASLSLFGGARYVRVSGLEEAGAEAVTLLLKAEQAGNPVVAIGPGLKASGKLVKLVVAAQNALAHACYVPEGMDAARIAAELARTHGLRLTGDVPQRLAAASGGDRAILAREIEKLALYLDAEPEHPREAGGEALDAIGADLGEVEMFHAIDAVLDGRVAELGGEIGRLVQGGGSMIPLLRQLARRLMALAELRADMDRGLAVDEVLEKYRVFFKEKASTARALRRWSAPQLVRAIERVRAAERGVMHSGSAGDVLAEAECTAIARQAARARG
- a CDS encoding DUF3576 domain-containing protein yields the protein MNRLLRTAILGSLALSITACGGGRDRPSTDLAASRVTTIGVNSYLWRATLDTLSFMPLLQTDSNGGVIVTDWYVNPNVQTERMKVTVTVLDQDLRADAVRVAALREVNRNGQWVAAPVQAATVQKLEDIILTRARDLRRAALTN
- the leuS gene encoding leucine--tRNA ligase gives rise to the protein MASRFNPLKADAAWQKAWDDRRTFAARDDSPKPKSFVLEMFPYPSGRIHMGHVRNYTMGDVLARYRRMTGHEVLHPMGWDAFGMPAENAAMERKVHPGSWTRANIATMRAQLKRLGFALDWTREIATCEPDYYGHEQALFLDLLDAGLVYRKESAVNWDPVDMTVLANEQVIDGRGWRSGALVERKKLSQWFLKITQFADELLEGVRGLEHWPDKVKLMQENWIGKSEGLQFRFALSSPLPLAGGAGGPEAKDDEGASPPLAPPASGRGIEEVEVFTTRPDTMFGSSFVAVAADHPIAQALAANDPEVQAFIERCKQGGTTAAELETQEKLGWDTGLRARHPLDPSWELPVYIANFVLMDYGTGAVFGVPAHDQRDFEFATKYALPIRRVVSEGDQTAPDFHGTEAYTGPGTIVNSHFLDGLDIADAKRAVIRRAEEGGWGTGTTVWRLRDWGVSRQRYWGTPIPIIHCDGCGPVGVPREQLPVVLPEDVSFDVPSNPLDRHPTWKQVDCPKCGSAARRETDTLDTFVDSSWYFIRFASQPSDKPFDKAVAEQWLPVGQYIGGVEHAILHLLYARFFTRALQHIGKIGVAEPFAGLFTQGMVTHETYKSLDGRWLSPEEIRKDSAGAVEIASGDVVTLGRIEKMSKSKKNTVDPEPIVDQYGADAVRWFMLSDSPPERDLEWSENGIEGAWRFVQRLWRLFDGLEEAEGADKDLDRRLHRTIAGVAEDIDALTFNKAVAKLYELTNAIEKAQPSASRNTAIRTLARVVAPMAPHLAEQAWAEMGGDGLIADAPWPEVDPALLVDDEVTIAVQVNGKLRDTLVMAKGAPKDQVEAAALAAEKIVRALEGKPPRKVIVVPDRLVNIVA
- the lptE gene encoding LPS assembly lipoprotein LptE, which translates into the protein MRGLLLLGAALALSGCGLRPLYGGGASGPVQTVLASVQVAPIEGQSGWLVSNALRDRLNVGQEGTARYRLEVRLDDQIAGLGVRSDDSVARERLTLRARYQLVDLSNGTVVLDATAGSDAGIDVVGSEYATIAAERTALERLSGIVADQIVARVARYAHAAPAAQ